A portion of the Barnesiella propionica genome contains these proteins:
- a CDS encoding DUF4922 domain-containing protein, producing the protein MKEVTSAQALALLDDQLKVWETARNNYEALSSVKVKDIPFDGFNIKVQFNPARIVSSSAKVDTQSLKERKCFLCAANRPEIQVGLPFGDKYEVLINPFPIFPRHLTIPDKEHVDQRIRTRMGDMLELAKSLDEFTLFYNGPRCGASAPDHMHFQAGNKGFMPIEKEWRDRANTKVAVHNGARMTLLQGYLRSVFMIESSTIEDAVFLFDKLYLSLEIKPGEEEPMMNVLAWYEAGKWIVAVFPRAQHRPSCYSAEGEGNLLISPASVDMGAVFITPLEKDFEKITAADIREILGEVCLDESESAKVVERIKSII; encoded by the coding sequence ATGAAAGAGGTAACTTCAGCACAGGCTTTGGCCCTTTTAGATGATCAGTTAAAAGTGTGGGAAACCGCACGGAATAACTACGAGGCATTATCATCGGTAAAAGTTAAGGACATTCCTTTCGATGGATTTAATATAAAGGTACAGTTTAATCCGGCGAGGATTGTTTCCTCGTCGGCTAAAGTTGACACACAGTCTTTGAAAGAGCGCAAATGTTTTCTTTGTGCCGCTAACCGCCCTGAAATACAAGTCGGGTTGCCGTTTGGAGATAAGTATGAAGTTCTTATCAATCCGTTCCCGATTTTTCCGCGTCATCTCACTATTCCTGATAAGGAACATGTGGACCAACGTATACGTACGCGGATGGGAGATATGCTGGAATTAGCTAAAAGCCTGGATGAGTTTACCTTATTTTATAATGGTCCGCGTTGCGGGGCTTCTGCTCCCGATCATATGCATTTTCAGGCAGGGAATAAAGGTTTTATGCCTATAGAAAAAGAGTGGCGTGACCGGGCTAATACCAAGGTAGCGGTACATAACGGAGCACGTATGACCTTATTGCAGGGTTATCTGAGAAGTGTATTCATGATAGAATCCTCTACTATAGAGGATGCTGTTTTCCTTTTCGATAAGTTATATCTTTCTTTGGAAATCAAACCTGGTGAAGAAGAACCGATGATGAACGTTCTGGCTTGGTATGAAGCCGGAAAATGGATCGTAGCTGTATTTCCCAGGGCCCAACATCGTCCTTCCTGCTATTCGGCAGAAGGTGAGGGTAATTTATTGATCAGTCCGGCTTCGGTAGATATGGGTGCTGTGTTTATTACGCCTCTGGAAAAGGATTTTGAGAAGATTACAGCGGCCGATATACGGGAAATATTAGGTGAAGTTTGTCTGGATGAGAGTGAATCCGCAAAAGTGGTGGAACGTATAAAATCTATAATATGA
- a CDS encoding glycosyltransferase family 2 protein, whose amino-acid sequence MGKFIQCFVPYADAAQVKATIEGLKSTDQVSDIFLLATTPDAAPVEGCVVLPVKSLNSTETMRAIAAHAAAEYTMIYTKYTTLELGMYALERMVRLAQDSGAGMVYADHYQVTGEKRVNSPVIDYQFGSLRDDFNFGSVLLYRTDALKEAVSRMKTDYEFAGLYDLRLKVSQKASLVHINEYLYSEVENDTRKSGEKIFDYVDPKNRGVQIEMETACTEHLKEIGGYLVPEFEKIEFSAGNFEYEASVIIPVRNRIRTIRDAIRSVLSQKADFKYNLIIIDNHSTDGTSEAIDEFAGDERLIHIIPERNDLGIGGCWNVGVAHPKCGKFAVQLDSDDVYKDENTLKTMVQAFYDQNCAMVVGTYMMTDFNMNMIAPGIIDHKEWTPENGRNNALRINGLGAPRAFYTPVLRDIKVPNTSYGEDYALGLNFSRRFQIGRVYDVVYLCRRWDDNSDASLDIVKMNAHNTYKDRIRTWELQARVALNKTK is encoded by the coding sequence ATGGGAAAATTTATCCAATGTTTTGTTCCTTATGCCGATGCGGCACAAGTGAAAGCGACAATAGAAGGACTTAAATCTACCGATCAAGTATCGGATATATTTTTATTAGCTACAACCCCCGATGCTGCGCCTGTTGAAGGCTGTGTCGTATTGCCCGTGAAATCACTTAATTCGACCGAGACTATGCGCGCTATTGCTGCTCATGCTGCGGCCGAATATACAATGATCTATACGAAATATACTACATTGGAGTTAGGAATGTATGCTTTAGAACGTATGGTTCGTTTAGCTCAGGATTCTGGCGCCGGTATGGTATATGCCGATCATTATCAGGTAACAGGAGAAAAGAGGGTTAATAGTCCTGTTATAGATTATCAGTTCGGTAGCTTGCGTGATGACTTTAATTTCGGTTCCGTACTACTATATCGTACCGATGCATTGAAAGAGGCTGTTTCACGTATGAAAACCGATTATGAATTTGCCGGTTTATATGATCTTCGCCTGAAAGTTTCTCAAAAGGCATCGCTGGTACATATCAATGAATATTTATACTCCGAAGTTGAAAATGATACCCGTAAGAGTGGAGAAAAAATATTTGATTATGTAGATCCTAAAAACCGCGGGGTTCAGATTGAAATGGAAACTGCTTGTACCGAGCATTTGAAAGAGATCGGAGGATATCTGGTTCCTGAATTTGAAAAAATTGAATTTAGTGCAGGGAATTTTGAATATGAGGCTTCGGTTATTATTCCGGTTCGTAACCGTATTCGTACTATTCGCGATGCGATCCGTTCGGTGCTTAGTCAAAAAGCCGATTTTAAATATAACCTGATTATTATTGATAACCATTCTACCGATGGTACGAGCGAGGCTATCGACGAATTTGCCGGTGACGAACGTCTTATCCATATTATTCCGGAAAGAAACGACCTGGGTATCGGCGGATGCTGGAATGTAGGAGTTGCTCACCCTAAATGCGGGAAATTTGCCGTACAACTGGACAGTGATGACGTCTATAAAGATGAAAATACCTTAAAGACCATGGTACAGGCATTCTATGATCAGAATTGTGCTATGGTAGTAGGAACTTACATGATGACCGATTTCAATATGAACATGATTGCCCCGGGTATAATAGACCATAAGGAATGGACTCCTGAGAACGGTCGCAATAATGCATTGCGCATTAACGGTTTGGGAGCTCCGAGAGCTTTCTATACACCGGTTTTGCGTGATATAAAAGTTCCGAATACAAGTTATGGTGAAGATTATGCACTGGGACTTAATTTTTCCCGCCGGTTTCAGATAGGCCGTGTTTACGATGTAGTATATCTTTGTCGCCGTTGGGACGATAATTCCGATGCGTCGTTAGATATTGTGAAGATGAATGCTCATAATACATATAAAGACCGTATCCGTACATGGGAATTACAGGCTCGTGTTGCATTAAATAAAACGAAATAA
- a CDS encoding exo-beta-N-acetylmuramidase NamZ family protein has translation MKKYIILSLLFLLAGSMSAQKVMTGLEVLKKDNFKILEGKRVGLITNPTGVDNSLKSTIDVLFEAPNVNLVALFGPEHGVRGNVHAGDTVVNSFDATTGLPVLSLYGKTRKPTPEMLKDIDVLVYDIQDIGCRSFTYISTMGVAMEAAAENGIEFVVLDRPNPIGGLKVEGNLVEDGYTSFVSQFKIPYLYGLTCGELAKMLVGEHMLKKDCKLTVVPMKGWKRKMNYTDTGLQWIISSPHIPQPQSAYFYPATGIVGELGYLSIGVGYTLPFELFAAEWIEADKLAKRMNALNLPGLKFRPIHIKPFYSTGQGKNYQGVQVHIMDINKAKLTEAQFYVMQELAAMYPDKTVFDNANEKRFDMFDKVCGSDQIRKRFSRNYRFDDIRDYWYKDVDNFKKLSRKYYLYK, from the coding sequence ATGAAGAAATATATAATTTTGTCTCTCCTTTTCCTGTTAGCCGGCAGTATGTCTGCCCAGAAAGTAATGACGGGACTGGAAGTTTTGAAAAAAGATAATTTTAAGATATTGGAAGGCAAGAGAGTGGGCCTTATTACCAATCCTACGGGTGTGGATAATTCTTTGAAATCTACAATAGATGTCTTGTTCGAAGCACCTAATGTAAACCTGGTTGCATTATTCGGACCCGAACATGGTGTTCGCGGTAATGTGCACGCTGGTGATACGGTCGTGAATTCATTCGATGCAACCACGGGACTTCCTGTTCTTTCACTGTATGGAAAGACCAGAAAACCGACTCCGGAAATGTTGAAAGATATTGACGTGCTGGTTTATGATATACAAGATATCGGTTGCCGGTCTTTTACTTATATAAGCACAATGGGAGTGGCGATGGAAGCAGCGGCAGAAAACGGTATTGAGTTTGTCGTACTCGACAGGCCCAATCCTATCGGAGGTCTTAAAGTGGAAGGTAATTTGGTAGAAGACGGTTATACATCGTTTGTCAGTCAGTTCAAGATTCCGTATCTGTACGGACTTACTTGTGGTGAGTTGGCCAAGATGCTTGTAGGAGAACATATGCTGAAAAAAGATTGTAAGCTCACAGTCGTGCCTATGAAAGGATGGAAACGTAAGATGAATTATACCGATACCGGTTTGCAATGGATTATTTCGTCTCCTCATATCCCGCAGCCCCAGTCCGCTTATTTTTATCCGGCGACAGGTATTGTGGGTGAATTGGGATATCTTTCCATCGGTGTAGGATATACTTTGCCTTTTGAGTTGTTTGCTGCAGAATGGATCGAGGCTGATAAACTTGCCAAGCGTATGAATGCGTTGAACCTTCCCGGCCTTAAATTTCGTCCGATACATATAAAGCCGTTTTATTCAACCGGACAAGGTAAAAATTATCAGGGAGTGCAAGTTCATATTATGGACATTAATAAGGCTAAACTTACCGAAGCTCAATTCTATGTTATGCAGGAACTGGCTGCAATGTATCCCGATAAGACCGTATTCGATAATGCCAATGAAAAACGTTTCGATATGTTCGACAAAGTGTGCGGAAGCGATCAGATACGTAAACGCTTTTCCCGGAATTACCGGTTTGACGATATTCGCGATTACTGGTATAAAGATGTAGATAATTTTAAGAAGCTATCACGTAAATATTATTTATATAAATAA
- a CDS encoding SpoIID/LytB domain-containing protein, which produces MNEPQVSVGIMSSSSIGFILDGAYSLGNDCFTGEQEAVYQDGKIVWQGRLWNELSFFPKNPASDSFYLKDVTIGVNFHWERKETQRFRGTLKLIVQDERIIAVNCLPVEDYLLSVISSEMSATASLELLKAHAVISRSWLLAQIQKNKELLRDDKKAVSVIETETEFIRWYDREDHTLFDVCADDHCQRYQGITRASTTVVAEAIEATRGQVVSYAGKICDARFSKCCGGVVEEFQTCWEDIKHPYLVKLRDGKDETDFPDLRDENNAREWICTSPDAFCNTTDKNILSQVLNNYDQETTDFYRWTVSYSQEELSALILKRSGIDFGQILDMVPVERGTSGRLVKLKIIGTKKTLIVGKELEIRRILSASHLYSSAFVVEKEDVHSGVPGRFVLRGAGWGHGVGLCQIGAAVMGEQGYKYEDILLHYFVDAVIEKLY; this is translated from the coding sequence ATGAACGAACCGCAAGTAAGTGTGGGCATCATGTCCTCATCCAGTATCGGATTTATTTTAGATGGAGCGTATTCTTTGGGAAATGATTGTTTTACCGGAGAACAAGAAGCTGTATATCAAGATGGAAAGATCGTATGGCAAGGACGTCTGTGGAATGAACTTTCTTTTTTCCCGAAAAATCCGGCTTCAGACTCTTTCTATTTGAAAGACGTTACGATAGGAGTTAATTTCCATTGGGAACGAAAGGAAACGCAACGGTTTCGTGGAACTTTGAAACTGATTGTACAGGACGAACGAATTATTGCTGTTAATTGTCTTCCTGTAGAAGATTATTTGTTGAGTGTGATATCTTCTGAAATGAGTGCTACGGCTTCTTTGGAATTACTTAAAGCCCATGCTGTTATTTCACGTAGCTGGTTACTTGCACAGATACAAAAGAATAAAGAATTGCTCCGGGATGACAAGAAAGCCGTGTCGGTTATAGAGACGGAAACTGAATTCATCCGCTGGTACGACAGAGAAGACCATACCCTGTTTGATGTATGTGCCGATGATCATTGTCAAAGGTATCAAGGTATAACCCGTGCGTCTACTACTGTAGTTGCTGAAGCTATCGAGGCTACCCGGGGACAGGTTGTTTCTTATGCCGGTAAGATATGTGACGCGCGTTTTTCCAAATGTTGCGGTGGAGTTGTAGAAGAATTCCAGACTTGCTGGGAAGATATAAAACATCCGTATCTGGTAAAATTAAGAGACGGTAAAGACGAAACGGATTTTCCTGATTTAAGGGATGAAAATAATGCCAGGGAATGGATATGTACTTCTCCCGATGCATTTTGTAATACCACAGATAAGAATATATTATCTCAGGTATTGAATAATTATGATCAGGAAACCACCGATTTTTATCGGTGGACTGTAAGTTATTCCCAAGAAGAATTATCGGCTCTTATCCTTAAACGTTCCGGAATTGATTTCGGACAGATATTGGATATGGTTCCGGTAGAGCGGGGAACCTCTGGACGTCTGGTTAAATTAAAAATCATAGGAACTAAAAAGACCCTTATTGTGGGTAAAGAGCTTGAGATACGCCGTATATTGTCTGCATCACATTTGTATAGTTCTGCTTTTGTTGTAGAAAAGGAAGATGTGCATAGCGGGGTTCCCGGACGGTTTGTTTTGCGGGGAGCCGGTTGGGGACATGGAGTAGGACTGTGCCAGATAGGTGCTGCCGTAATGGGCGAGCAAGGTTATAAATACGAGGATATACTGTTGCACTACTTTGTAGATGCAGTTATTGAAAAATTATATTAA
- a CDS encoding golvesin C-terminal-like domain-containing protein has protein sequence MFMKRIIVLLLLSAVVGLRGNAQDITALQKQISYKLASMKPANLAIGNIEVKSILVDDKKKTVCVEMGDSFSYIPLRKNNVAEYYKTVKALLPENYSSYKLSIKSSGNPIENLQLYSDKGKTFTTKCDRPLVTRLSSPYVPEKGLSGRHIALWQSHGFYFEAKLNRWEWQRARIFQTVEDLYTQSYVMPFLVPMLENAGACVLTPRERDINTHEVIVDNDRNSDSSLYEEFNGTAKNLWETGGTGFSHLREYYIDNQNPFMEGTYRQIKTVKDGKKVNDSKIKWTPFIPESGEYAVYVSYKTVENSTDDAHYTVCHKGGETDFLVNQTMGGGTWIYLGHFTFDKGKTGYVELSNRSRKAGRVLTADAVKIGGGYGNIARKVGNRISDNVKSAEAVAKEKESEVPSIDYEYELSGYPRFTEAARYWLQWAGFPEKVYSLSKGVNDYTDDYKSRGEWVNYLAGGSSVLPDSAGLNIPVDMAFAFHSDAGTTPNDSIIGTLGIFCTGINGAEPKFANKINRYVSRDLVDLIMTNIVNDIRRLHEPEWTRRGMWNQSYFEARVPQVPTMLLELLSHQNFADMRYGLDPRFRFTVSRAIYKGMLQFLSHQYNRDYVVQPLPVDHLSSVLSDEGEVSLRWNAVNDPLETTAVPDKYIVYTRIGDGSFDNGVLVDDTFFRRRVEPGKIYSFKITAVNEGGESFPSEILSVYRAPQSKGMVLIVNGFDRVSAPDDFVSDGIAGFYDEKDHGVPYLRDINYIGSQYEFRRRIPWMDDDAAGFGASRSVYEDKVIAGNTFDYPALHGRSIAKAGYSFVSSSDEAVMDGMTDVNKYRYIDLILGKEKQVKMGRGVYDAQFKTFPAALQNAIAGYCRQGGRILVTGAFIATDLWDREDALEEDKKFATDILHYSWRTGQASVEGKVKSVASPFKMFEKQAPEFYNVPNEQSYVVESPDGIEPSGEGSYTIFRYAENNLSAGIAYDGQEYKTCILGFPFESIKEERQRDILMKSILNFFEENNTK, from the coding sequence ATGTTTATGAAACGCATTATTGTTTTACTGCTACTGTCCGCAGTAGTCGGATTAAGAGGAAACGCTCAGGATATTACTGCTTTGCAAAAACAGATTTCATATAAGCTGGCTTCGATGAAACCAGCTAATCTGGCTATAGGAAATATAGAAGTAAAGTCGATTCTGGTTGATGACAAAAAGAAAACCGTTTGTGTCGAAATGGGCGATTCTTTTTCTTATATACCTTTAAGAAAAAATAATGTGGCAGAATATTATAAAACAGTAAAAGCTTTACTGCCGGAAAATTATTCATCTTACAAACTTTCAATAAAATCATCTGGCAATCCGATAGAGAATTTACAACTGTATTCGGATAAAGGGAAAACGTTTACGACAAAGTGTGACCGTCCTTTGGTAACCCGTTTATCTTCTCCTTATGTTCCCGAGAAAGGTTTGTCGGGACGTCATATTGCTTTATGGCAAAGCCACGGATTTTATTTCGAAGCAAAACTGAACCGGTGGGAATGGCAGCGTGCCCGAATTTTCCAGACGGTTGAAGATCTTTATACCCAGAGTTATGTGATGCCGTTTCTCGTTCCTATGCTTGAAAACGCAGGTGCATGTGTCCTTACCCCCCGGGAACGTGATATCAATACACATGAGGTTATTGTAGATAATGACCGTAATAGTGATTCGTCGTTATATGAAGAGTTTAATGGAACGGCAAAAAATCTTTGGGAGACGGGGGGAACAGGTTTTTCCCATCTTCGTGAATACTATATAGATAATCAAAATCCTTTCATGGAAGGTACATATCGTCAAATCAAAACAGTAAAAGACGGTAAGAAAGTTAATGATAGCAAGATAAAGTGGACTCCGTTTATTCCCGAATCCGGTGAATATGCTGTTTATGTCTCTTATAAGACAGTTGAGAATAGTACCGATGATGCTCATTATACGGTCTGTCATAAAGGAGGTGAAACCGATTTTCTTGTTAACCAGACTATGGGAGGAGGCACTTGGATATATTTGGGACATTTTACTTTTGATAAAGGAAAAACGGGGTATGTTGAATTAAGCAACCGTTCCCGGAAAGCAGGTCGTGTATTGACAGCGGATGCCGTAAAGATCGGAGGCGGTTATGGAAATATTGCCAGAAAAGTAGGAAACCGTATTTCCGATAATGTAAAAAGTGCCGAAGCTGTTGCTAAAGAAAAAGAATCGGAGGTTCCTTCTATTGATTACGAATATGAATTAAGCGGTTATCCCCGTTTCACCGAGGCTGCCAGATATTGGCTGCAATGGGCCGGTTTTCCGGAGAAAGTTTATTCTTTAAGCAAAGGCGTAAATGATTATACCGATGATTATAAATCCCGTGGAGAATGGGTCAACTATTTGGCCGGAGGGTCTTCGGTATTGCCTGATAGTGCAGGGCTCAATATTCCGGTAGACATGGCATTCGCATTTCATTCCGACGCCGGAACTACTCCGAATGACTCGATTATAGGTACTTTGGGAATTTTCTGTACGGGTATTAATGGAGCAGAACCGAAATTTGCCAATAAGATTAACCGCTATGTTTCCCGTGATTTGGTTGACTTGATCATGACAAATATCGTAAATGATATTCGTCGTTTGCATGAACCGGAATGGACTCGCCGGGGAATGTGGAACCAGTCTTATTTTGAGGCCCGCGTGCCGCAAGTCCCTACTATGTTGCTGGAATTACTGTCACATCAGAACTTTGCCGATATGCGTTACGGGCTCGATCCTCGTTTCCGGTTTACAGTAAGCCGTGCCATATATAAAGGAATGTTGCAATTTTTGTCCCATCAATACAATCGTGATTACGTAGTACAACCTTTACCTGTCGATCATCTTAGTTCGGTCTTGTCCGATGAGGGAGAAGTGTCGCTTCGGTGGAATGCAGTAAACGATCCATTGGAAACTACCGCTGTGCCCGATAAATATATTGTTTACACTCGTATAGGTGACGGTAGTTTTGATAATGGGGTTTTAGTAGATGATACTTTTTTCCGTAGACGTGTTGAGCCCGGAAAGATATATAGTTTTAAAATAACGGCCGTAAATGAAGGAGGCGAGAGCTTCCCGTCGGAAATACTTTCGGTTTATCGGGCTCCTCAGTCCAAAGGTATGGTGTTGATCGTGAACGGATTTGACCGGGTGAGTGCTCCCGATGATTTTGTTTCCGATGGTATAGCTGGTTTTTATGATGAAAAAGATCATGGGGTTCCCTATCTTCGTGATATCAATTATATAGGCAGCCAGTATGAATTCCGCCGCCGTATTCCTTGGATGGATGATGATGCGGCCGGTTTCGGAGCGAGCCGTTCCGTTTATGAAGACAAAGTGATTGCGGGTAATACGTTCGATTATCCCGCCTTGCATGGCCGTTCTATCGCAAAAGCCGGTTATTCTTTCGTTTCCTCCAGCGATGAGGCTGTTATGGATGGCATGACGGATGTGAATAAGTACCGGTATATCGACTTAATATTGGGAAAAGAGAAACAAGTAAAGATGGGTCGTGGCGTATATGATGCGCAATTCAAAACATTCCCTGCTGCATTGCAGAATGCAATTGCCGGTTATTGCCGGCAGGGGGGGCGTATTTTGGTCACCGGAGCTTTTATTGCTACCGATTTGTGGGATAGAGAGGATGCCTTAGAAGAAGATAAGAAATTCGCCACGGATATATTACATTATTCTTGGAGAACCGGACAGGCTTCGGTCGAAGGGAAAGTCAAATCTGTAGCATCGCCTTTTAAAATGTTCGAGAAACAAGCACCTGAATTCTATAATGTTCCGAATGAACAATCATATGTAGTAGAATCTCCTGACGGAATAGAACCTTCCGGCGAAGGTAGTTATACGATATTCCGTTACGCCGAGAATAATCTGAGTGCCGGTATAGCTTACGACGGTCAGGAATATAAAACATGTATATTAGGATTTCCTTTCGAATCTATTAAAGAAGAAAGACAAAGAGATATATTGATGAAAAGCATATTAAATTTTTTTGAAGAGAATAATACAAAATAG
- a CDS encoding FAD-binding and (Fe-S)-binding domain-containing protein, giving the protein MKKEYVSYLKEVSEFIPKDRIYTDELRLLAWGTDAGFYRMIPQVVIRSSSEEEVSRLMALAHKYSLPVTFRAAGTSLSGQSISDSVLIVAGKNWEKYTISPDAKTITMQPGLIGERVNQILKPLGRKFAPDPASVKSAMVGGIVMNNASGMNCGTHANSDKVMLSARLVLADGTILDTGDEKSRSDFRRTHPQFITRIEEIRDKVRADEELSSRIRKKYSIKNVTGLNILPFISQDDPFDIIAHLMVGSEGTLAFLSEITMATGHDYPYSASAMLYFKDMREACRAVVAMKHGPVFGAEMLDNKSLVSVNDTTGEGLTAVLTETKADTPEELQANIDAIKKILSSFETYIPVYFTDKPEEYSKYWAIRSGIFPSVGGTRKLGTTVLIEDVAFHIEDLPDATVELQAMLAEHGYDEACIYGHALEGNYHFIISQSFDTPEQVKRYKDLMEDVKTLVVDKYDGSLKAEHGTGRNMAPFVKYEWGEKAYEVMKEVKSLFDPESLLNPGVIFNDDPECYIKGFKPMPLTNVHVDRCIECGFCEVNCLTCGFTLSSRQRIVIQREISRLKSLPDQQERLDTLKKQYKYLGNATCAGDGLCSMSCPMGINVGDLTHDIRQEELPAGSLGYKIGDYAANHFAGIKSSLRPVLYLANVAHSMLGSGMMTSVAKGLHSAGMPLWTTAMPKPFRLHKIEQKEEPLKVVYFPSCINQTMGTAKNSPDTTPLVEKTVQLLQKAGYEVIFPEKMDSLCCGTIWESKGMMDIADRKSAELETALYKASEQGRYPVLCDQSPCLHRMREVMTKVKLYEPAEFIYTFLRERLEFTPIDTPVSIHVTCSMRRMNLGNTIIDLARLCSRNVFVPEEVGCCGFAGDRGFTHPEVNSYALRKLKPQLIKEGIEVGYSNSRTCEIGLTTNAGIPYVSIIYLVDQCTKPKNRTL; this is encoded by the coding sequence ATGAAAAAAGAATATGTTTCATATCTGAAAGAGGTTTCGGAGTTTATACCTAAAGACAGGATATATACCGACGAACTGCGTTTACTGGCTTGGGGAACGGATGCCGGTTTCTATAGAATGATACCGCAAGTCGTTATTCGTTCTTCTTCTGAAGAAGAGGTTTCGCGTCTCATGGCATTGGCTCATAAATATTCGTTGCCTGTAACATTTCGTGCGGCGGGTACGAGCCTTTCCGGACAGAGTATAAGTGATTCTGTGCTTATCGTGGCCGGGAAAAATTGGGAGAAATATACTATATCTCCCGATGCAAAGACCATAACCATGCAACCCGGACTTATAGGTGAACGTGTCAATCAGATATTGAAGCCATTGGGCCGTAAGTTCGCCCCTGATCCTGCATCGGTGAAATCGGCTATGGTTGGCGGTATCGTTATGAATAATGCCTCGGGTATGAATTGCGGTACGCATGCCAATAGCGATAAAGTCATGTTATCGGCCCGTTTGGTTTTGGCTGACGGAACAATACTTGATACAGGAGACGAAAAAAGCCGTTCCGATTTTCGTCGTACACATCCTCAGTTTATTACCCGGATCGAAGAGATCAGGGACAAGGTTCGTGCCGATGAAGAATTATCGTCACGTATTCGTAAAAAATATTCTATCAAGAATGTGACCGGATTGAATATCCTGCCCTTTATAAGTCAGGATGATCCGTTCGATATTATAGCTCATTTGATGGTCGGTTCGGAGGGAACATTGGCATTTCTCTCCGAAATAACTATGGCTACTGGTCATGATTATCCTTATTCTGCCAGTGCCATGTTGTACTTTAAGGATATGCGTGAAGCTTGCCGTGCCGTGGTAGCTATGAAGCATGGTCCGGTTTTCGGAGCAGAGATGCTGGATAATAAGTCTTTGGTATCTGTGAACGATACAACGGGCGAAGGACTTACAGCCGTGCTTACCGAAACCAAGGCCGATACTCCTGAGGAATTGCAGGCCAATATAGATGCAATTAAAAAAATATTGTCTTCATTTGAAACTTATATACCTGTCTATTTTACCGATAAACCAGAAGAGTATTCCAAATACTGGGCAATTCGTTCCGGCATATTCCCCTCGGTAGGAGGGACTCGTAAACTGGGTACGACCGTACTTATTGAAGATGTGGCTTTCCATATTGAGGATTTACCCGATGCGACTGTCGAATTGCAGGCTATGCTGGCGGAACACGGTTATGATGAGGCTTGTATATACGGACATGCATTGGAAGGGAATTATCATTTTATCATCAGTCAGTCATTCGATACGCCCGAACAAGTTAAGCGTTATAAGGATTTGATGGAGGATGTAAAAACCCTTGTCGTTGATAAGTATGACGGTTCATTAAAAGCAGAACATGGAACAGGCCGTAATATGGCGCCTTTCGTAAAATACGAATGGGGTGAAAAAGCTTATGAAGTCATGAAGGAGGTGAAGTCATTGTTCGATCCGGAGAGCTTACTTAATCCCGGTGTCATTTTCAATGACGATCCCGAATGTTATATAAAAGGATTCAAGCCGATGCCATTGACGAATGTCCATGTAGACCGTTGTATAGAATGCGGTTTTTGTGAAGTAAACTGCCTTACGTGTGGCTTTACTTTATCATCCCGTCAGCGCATTGTTATACAGCGTGAAATATCCCGTTTAAAGTCTTTGCCCGACCAACAGGAACGTCTTGATACGTTGAAAAAACAATATAAATATCTGGGAAATGCCACGTGTGCGGGAGATGGATTATGTTCTATGTCTTGTCCCATGGGTATTAATGTAGGGGATTTGACACATGATATCCGTCAGGAGGAATTGCCTGCAGGCAGTCTGGGATATAAGATAGGGGATTATGCCGCTAATCATTTTGCCGGAATAAAATCGTCGTTACGTCCCGTCCTTTATCTGGCGAATGTCGCTCATAGCATGTTAGGATCGGGAATGATGACTTCTGTTGCTAAGGGGTTGCATTCGGCGGGAATGCCTTTATGGACTACGGCTATGCCTAAGCCTTTCAGACTTCATAAAATCGAGCAGAAAGAGGAACCTTTGAAAGTCGTCTATTTCCCAAGTTGTATCAATCAGACTATGGGAACGGCTAAAAACTCTCCCGATACTACCCCTTTGGTAGAAAAAACAGTACAGTTGCTGCAAAAGGCCGGTTATGAAGTTATTTTTCCTGAGAAGATGGATTCGCTTTGTTGCGGTACTATATGGGAAAGTAAAGGTATGATGGATATTGCGGATCGTAAATCTGCCGAACTGGAAACTGCACTTTATAAGGCCAGTGAACAAGGCCGTTATCCTGTGTTGTGTGATCAGAGTCCTTGTCTGCACCGTATGCGCGAAGTAATGACTAAGGTCAAACTATATGAACCCGCAGAATTTATTTATACTTTCCTGAGAGAGCGTCTGGAATTCACACCCATCGATACGCCGGTTTCCATACACGTTACCTGCTCGATGCGCCGGATGAATCTGGGAAATACGATTATCGACCTTGCCCGTCTTTGCTCCAGGAATGTCTTTGTTCCCGAAGAGGTAGGTTGTTGCGGATTTGCGGGAGACAGAGGTTTTACACATCCGGAAGTGAATTCTTATGCATTGCGAAAATTAAAACCCCAGCTTATAAAAGAGGGCATAGAGGTGGGTTATTCCAATAGCCGTACTTGTGAAATCGGTTTGACGACCAATGCAGGAATACCGTATGTTTCGATTATATATTTAGTAGATCAGTGCACTAAACCTAAAAATAGAACACTATGA